TTTACCTAAGACCTGACGAAATGCAGATGACACGTGGAGAACCTTTGAAAGATACAGCACGCATATTGGACCGCTACTTCGATGGTCTCTTTATTCGTACATTTGGTAATTAAATTGTCGAAGAATGTGCTGCTTGGATGGAAAATCCTGTTATTAACGGCTTAACAGCACTAGAACATCCAACACAAGGAATTGCAGATTTGATGACAATCAAAGAGAAAAAAGGAAGTTATCAAGGACTAAAAATCTGTTATTCTGGCAATTTATATAACGTTGCCTATACGACAATGATTTTCTGTGCAACCCTAGGGATTGACTTGTCAATTGCTTGCCCTAAAGATATTGAACCTGATAAAGACATCTTAGCTGAAGCACAACGTCGTGCAAAAGCAACTGGAGCTAAAATTGAACTAACACAAGATTTTGAAGAAGCCTTAAAAGATGCTGATATTGTATATGGTATGTCTCAATATAGCATGGGACAAAGTGATGAAGAGATCGCATTCCTAAAAGAAGCATTTAAACCTTATCAAATAACTATGGATGCCATGAAAAAAGCAAAACCTGATGCCATCTTTATGCACTGTCTACCAGCTCACCGAGGTGAAGAAGTGACAGATGAAGTTATGGAATGTAGCCAATCAGTTATCTTTGATGAAGGCGAAAATAGAATGCATTCTATTAAAGCAATATTAGCGGCAGTTGCCAATTAAGAAGGTATTGTTTGGGAAATGATATCCTAAATAATTATTTCATATCATCAAACGGAGTTATGTTATGAATGTAGAAAAAAAGAAAAAATTTAAATCTCCCAATACCTATGTGATCATCTTCTTTGTCTTAATTTTTGTAGCCTTATTAACATGGATTATTCCTGGTGGTAAATATACATATGACAATTCAGGAAGAGCTATAGCAAATTCTTACCAACAGATTAAAGCAAATAGACAGGGTTTGTGGGATGTTATCATGGCACCGATAATTTGCATGGTCGGTAATAAAGAAGTATCAGGAGCAATTACAATATCTTTAAATGTCATGCTTTTTGGGAGTTTTTTAGAGATGATGGATGCTTCAGGTGCCATTAATATAGCCTTAAAAAATGTCGCCAAAAAATATCAAAGTAACTACTATGTTTTGATAACTGTCTTAACATTTTTAATGGGGATTTTTGGAACTGCCCAAGGGGCATATGAAGAAGGTTTTGTTTATCTGTTAATGTTTTTACCAATTGTATTGTCGCTTGGTCTAGATAGTATAGTCGCTCTAATGATTGTTATTTTGGGGACGCAAGCAGGTTGTGCAGCTTCCATCGTAAATCAATTTTCAACTGGAATTGCCTCTGGTATTGCAGGTATTAGCCTTGGTGAAGGTATTATTTTTAGAACATTAACCTTTATTGTCTTACTTTCATTTTGTTCAAGTATCATTTGTTTGTATGCCAAACATGTGAAAGAAAATCCTGAAAAATCAGTACAATTTTTTAGACGAAAAGAAGATCTAGAAGAATTTGCCGGGACAACAGGTGATGATCAAACTTTGGATAAAAGACAACGTAAAGTTTTTACAGTCTTCATTTTAACTTTTCTGATTATGATTTTGTCTTTAATTCCATGGACATCACTGAACAAAAATTGGACCTTCTTTGAATCCATTACCAACTGGGCAAACCATAATATGATTCTTGGGACCTTATTAGGTAGCAATCTAGTACCATTTGGGGAATGGTATTTTAATGAAATTAATGGGCTTTTGATTATCATGACCATCCTTTCAGGTTATATCATGGGCTTTAATATCGACAAAACCATTAGTATTTTTATCAAAGGCGCAGCTTCATTAGTATCAACGGCATTTATAGTTCCTTTAGCTCGTGGGATTCAAGTATTAATGACAAATGGTAGTATTACGGCTACCGTCTTAAATGCTACGGAAAAAACACTGGGATCATTACCTCCTATTGTCTTTGTTCTAGTTTGTTTCCTTGTCTATATTTTATTAGCTGTTTTTATTCCTAGTTCGACAGGACTTGCTGCAGCAACCATTTCAATTATGGCACCTCTAGGAACCTTTGCTCATATCTCAGAAGCTAATATGATTATTATCTATAATTTTGCATTAGGTTTTGTTAAATTATTAGCGCCAACTTCTATTATTGTTATGACATGTACACAAGCCGTGCATGTCGGTTATGGTGCTTGGTTAAAAGCAATTTGGAAATACGCTTTTGCGTATTTAGGAGTGCTCGTCATTATGTTAATTTTATCAATCTTTATGATGTAAAGGAGAAAAAAATGAGTCAACAATATTATGTTAGTAATGCAACAAATGAATTAAAAAAAGTTATTGTCTGTTCACCCAAATATTACAAGTTCAATGCGATAAATGAAATTACAAAAGCTTGGATGGAAAAAGGTGAAACGGAACAAAATGATCTCATGGTAAAAGAATGGCAAACACTAATTGATGCCTATAAGGAAAATGGTGTCAAAGTCATTGAGATGGAACCACAAGAATCATTAGAAGTCCAAACCTTTGCTCGTGACTTTGGTGCCATGATTAAAGAAGGAGCCATTATTGGAAAATTCCGCCATCCAGCCCGTCAAAAAGAAACAGCAGTTTATGAAGCTAAATTAAAGGAATTAGGAGTTCCAATTGTTGCGCGTTGTAATGCTGGTTGTTTTGAAGGTGGAGATTTCTGGATGATTGATGAACATACCATTGCTTTTGGCTTAGTTGACCGTACCGATCAAGCAGGAGTAGATAATTTAAGAGAACAACTCCAAAAATTTGGTTATACTGTTGTTGGCGTTCCTGTTGCTCCAGAACATTTACATTTAGACATGTGCTTTAATATTGTAGCACCTAAAGTTTGTTTAGCTTCAAAAAGTGTTCTACCATTCTGGTTTATTAAAATGCTTGAAAGAAGAGATTTCACAATAATCGATGTGCCTGAAGAACTGATTGAAAAACATGGTTGTAACGTTCAAGCTCTTGGCAATAATAAAGTTTTAGGTATTAAGAATAATGAATCAGTCAATAAAGATTTAGAAGCTGCTGGAGTTGAAGTCATCAAATTACCATTAGAACAAATTCTTAAAGCTGGTGGTGGACCTCATTGCATGACTTATCCAGTTGAACGGACATATTAAAAGTTAGGTTGTGATAGGAATGAAAATTGTCATTACAGATTATGCAGAGTCAATGATGCCAAGTCATGATTATGAAAAAGAAATTTTAAAAAATGGACTAGGTGATGATTTAGACATTGTTGTTTATGAGTACACAGATAATAAGGAAGAATTTTATCAAGTGATTAAAGATGCGGATGCTATTTTAACAGCATTTGTAAAAATTGATGAAGACATAATGGATCACGTGCCAGCTTTAAAAATTATCTCCATGAATGCTACTGGATATGACAATGTCGATTTAGCAGCAGCGAATGAAAGACACATTGGCGTTTGTCCTGTTGGTGAATATTGTACAAAAGATGTCGCCGAATTCACGATTACAATGATGTTAGCACTTGTTAAAAATTTGAAATATTATCAAAATGATATTGATCAGCATCATTTGTGGCGTTACGATTATGTAGCACCTAATAAACGATTATCAGAGATGACAATTGGAATATTTGGTTTAGGAAAAATTGGGAAAACAGTAGCCAAAAAAGCATTGGGACTAGATATGACTGTTATTGCTTGTGATCCATTTATAGAGGCACCCACAGATATCAATGTCAAGATGGTTTCAAAACAAGAATTGTTTGAAAAAGCAGATGTGATCACCAACAATATGAATCTAAATGAAACCAATTACGCCTACTTTAATTTGGATGCTTTTAATGCAATGAGTAAAAAACCATACTTTGTCAATATGGGAAGAGGAGCTAGTGTCGTTGAGACAGACTTGATAGAAGCATTAGACAAAGGCTTTATCAAAGGTGCAGCTGTAGATGTTTTAAAAGACGAAACTCCGGACTTAGAACACCACCCTTTAGTTAACAGAGAAAATGTCTATATTACACCACACGCGGCATTCTACTCAGTATCATCTTTAAAGGATCTCCAACGTATCTCAACAGAAAATATCGTTAATTACCTAACTGGCCACAAAGAAAAAGTGTTTAAATTAGTAAGTGAATTTTGAGGGAGAGGAATAAGAAAAAGTATCTAGTTTATGACTAGATACTTTTTTAGTGGAGAGTGACTATCAATTTCTACTCAACTTTTTACAAAAACCTTATGTTATAATATGAGTTGTATGTGCAATTTAATAATTTTTGAAAGAGGAAAGTTTCTTTGAAACCTAAAAAAGTAGAATTAACAGAGTTATTTTATGATCTTGTCTATGTTTACGCCATTAGTCAGATTACCAGTTTAATTCGCCATTTACATCATGGGTTAGTGACGCCATTTGGATTTTTATCATTTGCCATTGGGTTAATTATTTATGTTAATTCTTGGATGGTGCAGACTGTTTTTACCAATCATTTTGGAAAGAATAGTTTGACAAATATTTTATTCATGTTTGCTCAAATGTTATGTTTAATGATTTCCTCAACAGCTATTACGAACAATTGGTCAGATTCTTTTGTCTCATTTATTTTACCAGTAGCAATCATCTCATTGCTGTTACTGGGACAATACTTTTTGACTTACAAAAAGAGTCATCGTGACTCCGAAAGGTTATTTATCAAACAATTCTTTTACATTTTGGGTTTAAGAACGATATTATTGTTAGTGGCTTCATTTCTTCCTCACAGATTAGGTTTACTTGTAGCAGTTGTTGGGATATTTTTGACTTGGCTAATGCCAGGATTTTTGACAGACCCCAAACGTCACAATCAATTAAGTGATGTTGATCCAATCAATTTTCCACTTTTGATTGAGCGACTATCTTGTTTGGTTATTATTACTTTTGGGGAAATGATTATTAGTATTGCCAAGTATTTTACCGTTTCTACCTTTTCTCTTTTTTCAATTTTAATTTTTGTGATTGTATCAAATCTTTTTATGATGTATATTGTCGAAATGGATCATATGATTAATACTGAAAAAGCCTTCGTCACGGGGAATGGTGCCATTTACCTTCATTATTTTATCTTTTTTGGTCTTAGTTTGATTACAGTTGCCCTAGGATTTGTGGGTGAAGATGGGGCTAATATCATTTTTGTTCTTATATTACTCTACCTAGGAATACTTGCTCTATTAGTAGGTTTGCTCTCACACGTTATTTATAATCACAAGATGTTTCAATTTACAAGTCATGTTTATTTTGTTGAATTTGGCTTGTTACTAGTTGGCTTTTTAGTAAGTTTTGCATTTTTGAAATCCCTCTTTTCGCTAATTGTGATTGCTACAGTTATAACAACTGTCATGATGTGTTATTTTATTTATTATAGGATAAAAAATAGTAAAGAGTCGTAAAAAATTTATCATTCACTTAATTAGTAGCATGTTTCCCATATCTTATCTCGAAAAAGAACAGCTTGACATTTACTAATAGCGTGCTAAAATATTGGGTGTAGTCGCCGATTTAGCTCAGTTGGTAGAGCAACGCACTCGTAACGCGTAGGTCACAGGTTCGATCCCTGCAATCGGCAAAAAAGCACTGATATTTCAGTGCTTTTTTTCTTTTCTTAAAGTTATTTGAAATTAGCATTTTGGAAGTTTGAAAGGATTAAAAACAAATGCTATAGTTAAATTAAGAATAGCTATCAGGAGGAAAATCAGATGGAAAAGTTAGAACAAGTTGTCTTGCCAAATGGAGTGACGTTGAGAAATCCTTTAATCATGGCACCAATGACGACACAACTAAGTTTTTTTAATGGAGAGTTAACGCAAGATGAAATCACATACTATACCAATCGTTCTCACCATATTGGAGCTATCATAACTGCAGCTGCTAATGTTCAACCAGTCGGAAAAGGATGGGAAGGTGAGCTAGGCATTTTTGATGATAAATTTATTCCTAAATTAAGTCAATTAGCATCTGAAATCAAGCCTAATGGAGCAAAAGCTATTGTACAAATTTTTCATGCTGGCCGTATGACGAGTCACTTAACTAATGGTGGATTAACACCAGTTTCTGCCAGTGCTGTGGCGGCAGAAAGGGAAAATGCAGAAATCCCACGTGCATTGAAGGATGAAGAGATTCTTCAAGTAATTGAAGACTTTAAATTCGCTACTAAACGCGCTATTCAAGCTGGTTTTGATGGTGTTGAAATTCATGGTGCAAACACTTATTTAATACAACAATTTTTCTCTCCTCATTCAAATAGACGATAAGATAAATGGGGAGGAAGTCTTGAAAAACGATTTACTTTTATCAACACTTTAGTTGATGGCATTATTGATACCGTTAAGAAAAATAGTTCAAAACCATTCATCATTGGCTATCGCTTCTCACCAGAAGAGTTTGAAAATCCAGGTATTCAGCTTTCTGATACCTTGTACTTGGTAGACAAATTGTCTGAAAAAGAATTGGATTATCTCCATATTTCTTTAAATGATTACAAACGTCTTTCTGTTTCAAAAGACTACCAAGAAAAAACGATTCTAGCCTATGTTCATGATAAAATTGCAGGTAGATTACCATTAGTAGGTGTTGGTAGTGTTGCAAATCAAGAAGATGTTAAAAATGTATTGAATGATGCTGAATTAGTGGCTGCAGGTCAAGCATTGTTACATGATCTAAATTGGGGACAAAAAATATTAAAGAATCAACCAACTGAAGACTTACAAGCCTTAAAAGATAATCCTCGTCATCAAATGGCAGATGGCTTGTTTGGCTTTGTTAAAACATTTAGAATGGATGACCACTAAAAAAACAGTTGCTATGCAACTGTTTTTTTAGTTTGACTTAGCTAATTTATCGTGTCTAGTTTTTATGGTCTTTGGTTCTCTGTAGATAAAGTAACCAATAATCATAGCTCCTATTGTAAAGAGCACTAACATACCTGCTTGACTTCTGATGTTACCTGTTAGGGAAATGGTTTGTCTTAATCCTGAAACAGAATAATACATTGGTAAGAAGTGACTGATCTTTTTAAAGAAATGAGGGATGATTTCCAAAGGATAAGTTCCAGCACTTGAGCCAAGTTGTAATAATAAGAAGATAAGTGATGCAAATGACCCAAATCGTCTATCCCAACCAAGTAGTGCAGTCACAACTCCCATTGCTGTCCATGCCATCAGTAATATCATTAGGAATGTCCGCAATGGATAATTTGGATTAATACCCATGAGAAGAATTGTGGTGAATAAAACGATACTTGCTAAAGTTGAAATCATCCCATTCGTTAATAATTTTGATTTTGCCCATTCTTTTCGATTTTTTAATGGTAAACCTGAAAGTGAATCTGCGAATATAATATTTGTTGAGAGAGCAGCCACAATTAATGATACAGAAATCATATAAGGTGCCATACCTACACCATTAGTTTTGACATTATCATTATCTTTATGAGCTATTTTAATTGGACTTGAAAGATTTGTAGCATTATCTTTTTTGAATGATACGGTATTTAAACTTTTATCGGCATAGGCTAATTTTTCAGCCAGTGTCGTTGCACCTGTTGATAGTGACCCAACACCACTGTTTAAGGTATCAGCACCAACAGCTAGTTTACCAGCACCATCAGATAATTTCGCTGCGCCATTAGCTAATTGTGATGCACCATCATTTAATTGAGTGTTTTTACTTGTTAATTGATTGCTACCATCAATTAGTTTAGCAGTACCTGTAGTGATTTGACTGCTATTTGATGCTAATTTATTTGCCCCACTAGTTAAGGTAGATACCCCATTTGTGTAAGCAGTGATACCATTGTAAAGTTGTGTTCCACCAGATGTTAATTGACTTTGAACGGTTGTCACGCCTTGAGCAACTTGTTGACTACCAGGGATGATTTGTGAACTTAATGCACTATTGACACTTGATACACCTGAAGATAATTCAGTAATTGCAGTTGTCGCACCAGGGAGAGCTTGATTTGCAGCAGTATTAATTTGAGCAACGGATGATTTTAACATGTTAAGTTGTCCAGCAGCGCTTTGTAATTGTCCAGCAGCTGTTGAAAGTGCAGACAATGTTTGTCCCATAGATTGAGCATCTGCAATAATGGCTTGTGCATTAGTAGCTACAGTAGATGGGGAATTTGTCACAGCATTAGAAATTTCAGCTTGTTGATCAGATGTCATAGCTGCATATGCAGCTGTACTTTGTACGGCTTGCAAGGTGCTTGTTTTATCTGCAGCTGCAGCTTCTGAAATGGTTTTTGCTTTTGTCACAATATCAGTAAGGTTAGATTGGATACTTGAAGTATCTATAGAAGTTTGACTGCCTGTTGACATATTTGAAACAGCAGTGTTTAATTGATTGATACCAGCTTGTAATTGTGGTAGTCCTGTTGTTAAAGCTTGCATTTGCGCAGATTTTTCTTGTGAAACAGTCGTTGCATTTTGAAGTTTTTGGAGGCCAGCTGTTAAACTATTAGCACCATCAACTAATTTTTGGATATTTTGAGAACTATTTTTGAGTTGAGCGGCACCAGAAACGAGTTGTTGTGAATTACTGTTTAAGGTATTTGCCCCAGAAGCTAATTGATTAACACCTGAAGTGTAAGTGTTTAAACCACTAGATAATGTTGAAATACCAGCACCAAGAGTAGATACTCCGTTAGTGTATTGGTTAATACCACTATTCAAAGTGGAAGCACCGCTAGAAAGTGTACCTGTTGAACTAGATAATACATTTAAATTATCCGAAATTTGTTGGCTACCGTCTTTAAGTTTATTTGAGCCATCAGAGAGTTTCTTACTACCATTGGCAGCTTGTCCCATACCCTTTTTAAGGGTTTTTAAATTTGAGAACAATTCTTGATTATAAGTTTTAGTAATTTTTTTTGAAACCTTTGACTCTAATTTTGTCATCGCGGATTGCCCCATTTTTGAAGATGTAAAATTATGTCCTTTTGAAGTTTGGTAATGAATGGTTGCTTTCTCAGGATGATTACTTAAAATGGTAACGGCTTTTTTTGAAAGGTTGGTAAAGTGATAATCATGTAATACTTACCATTTTTAAGACCTTCTTGTGCTTTCTGTTGACTAGTAAAATGAAAATCTAAATTTTTAGATTCAGACATACTGTCCACCATTTTGTCACCAACATTGATGGTCTTATTTTGAAAAATTGCTGACTTATCTTGATTTACAACTGCAACAGGCAACTTGTCCAAATTCCCATATGGATTCCACATAGAACTTAGGAATACCAGTGCATAAAGTGCAGGGACTAAGGAGATACCAATGATGGTAACCCAAAGATTTGGACTTTTAAAAAGCATTTTTAAATCTTTTTTCATTATTTCTCCTCTATACATTTTGTCTAAATATGTTACAATAATTTATTATACAAACCTAAAAATTTTTTACAAGTTATTAAACCACTTTTTAGACAAAGTGTTTAAATGTGTACAAAGGTGAAAAAGAAAATGGATAAACGAAAAGAAAATACAAATAAAAATTTGGAATTGACACTTGCAAACTTACTTGAAACGTGTTCTTTTGATGATATTACAACAACCCAATTAGCCGAGGCAGCTGATATTAGTAGAAGTGGTTTTTATACGCATTATAAAGATAAGTATGAAATGATTGATATTTATCAAAATAAATTGTTTTCTCAGTTGGAGTATATTTTTGACAAACACAATGATAATACAAAAGGAGCTGCCTTAGAGATATTTGAATTTCTTTATAGAGAGCCTTTGTTTGCAGCTTTATTGTCCCAAAATGGAACCAGAGAAATTCAAGAATACATCAAAAATAAATTTAAAAGATTGCTTGTAAAAGATATCAATCTTGGTGTTTCTAAAGATATTCAATATCGTTTTGAAGTGAGAAATTTATCTGAGTCTGAAATGCAATATGCCATTACTTACTTAGTAAACGCCTTGTTTGGCGTTTGTCAAATGTGGATTGAGCGTGGGAAAAAAGAAAGTCCAGAACAAGTCACAAATGTTATTTTTAAAATGATGCATAATTAAGTTTAAGACTTTATGAGAAGAAACTTTACTTAGAACCTTAAGTTATCTCTTTGCAAAAGTTTTGAAATATGCTATAATGAAGGAATAAATACGGAAAGGTGGTGAGAAGTATCTCGCCACTTTTGTATTGAATATTAAAAAAATGAAGGTGAGTTGCCTTTTTTGAATGAGGGAGGAGATATTATCGCTAACACAACTATTGTTGATTTAGTCACAAAGCTTGTTGAGCTAGTTATTAGGGAACCTTATGAGCTAGTTGATGTGGAATATGAAAAAATGGGTAGTGATTATATTTTAAGTATTTTAGTTGATAAACCTGGTGGAATCAGTGTAGATGATACAACGGAATTAACTGAAATAATTAGTCCATTGCTTGATACCATTCAACCTGATCCATTTCCAGATCAATACATGCTTGAAGTTTCAAGCCCAGGTTTAGAACGTCCTTTAAAAACGAAGGAAAGTCTTGAAAAAGCTGTTGGTTCCTATATAAATGTAAGTTTGTATAAGGCTATTGATAAGGTGAAGGTTTTTCAAGGTGATTTGGTTTCTTTTGATGGAGACCAATTAATTATAGATTATCTAGATAAAACAAGAAAAAAAACTGTTTCTATCCCATATCAAACTGTTGCAAAGGCTCGTCTTGCAGTTAAAATATAAGGCCGTCTGTAAAAAAAGAGAACAATCAGAAAGGAATCATGCTTTTGCGTGAAGCAAAGCATCATAAACTATGAGCAAAGAAATGCTAGAAGCCTTCCGAGTATTGGAAGAAGAAAAACACATCAATAAAGATGATATCATTGAAGCTGTTACAGAGTCACTAAAATCAGCTTACAAACGTCGTTATGGTCAATCCGAATCTTGTGTTATTGAATACAATGAGAAAACTAGTGATTTCCAAGTTTTCACTGTGAGAGAAGTTGTTGAAGAAGTCTTTGACAGTCGTTTAGAGATTAGCTTGAAAGACGCTTTAGCCATTAGCTCAGCTTACGAATTAGGTGATAAAATTCGTTTTGAAGAGTCTGTGGCTGAATTTGGACGTGTTGCTGCACAATCTGCTAAACAAACTATAATGGAAAAAATGCGTCGCCAAATGCGTGAAGTTACTTTTAATGAGTATAAAGAACATGAAGGTGAAATCATGACTGGAACGGTTGAGCGTTTTGACCAACGTTTCATTTATGTAAATCTTGGTTCACTTGAAGCACAATTGTCACATCAAGATCAAATTCCAGGTGAAACATTCAAATCACATGACCGCATTGAAGTCTATGTCTACAAAGTTGAAAATAATCCAAAAGGGGTTAATGTTTTTGTTAGCCGTAGCCATCCAGAATTTATCAAACGCATTATGGAACAAGAAATTCCAGAAGTATTTGATGGAACAGTTGAAATAATGAGTGTATCACGCGAAGCTGGTGATCGTACCAAGGTTGCTGTAAGAAGTCACAATCCTAATGTGGATGCTATTGGTACCATCGTTGGTCGTGGCGGGTCAAACATTAAAAAAGTCATCAGTAAATTCCATCCAAAACGTATTGATGCAAAAACTGGACTTGAAATTCCAGTTGAAGAAAACATTGACGTTATTCAATGGGTTGATGATGCGGCTGAATTTATCTACAATGCTATTGCACCAGCAGAAGTTGATATGGTTTTATTTGATGAAACAGATAACAAACGCGCAACGGTCGTTGTACCTGATAGCAAATTATCATTAGCTATTGGTCGTAGAGGACAAAATGTTCGTTTAGCTGCCCACCTAACAGGTTATCGAATTGATATCAAATCTGCTAGTGAATATGACCAAATGGAAGCTGAAAGAGAAGCACAACTGAGTGAAGAAAGCTCAGATTCAGTTGAAACACCAGAAAGCGATTCAGAATAATAAGGAAAAAGAGGTGTTTAATGGCAAAGACAAAGAAAATACCTTTAAGAAAGTCTGTTGTATCAGGTGACGTTATT
This Streptococcus urinalis 2285-97 DNA region includes the following protein-coding sequences:
- the nusA gene encoding transcription termination factor NusA, producing MSKEMLEAFRVLEEEKHINKDDIIEAVTESLKSAYKRRYGQSESCVIEYNEKTSDFQVFTVREVVEEVFDSRLEISLKDALAISSAYELGDKIRFEESVAEFGRVAAQSAKQTIMEKMRRQMREVTFNEYKEHEGEIMTGTVERFDQRFIYVNLGSLEAQLSHQDQIPGETFKSHDRIEVYVYKVENNPKGVNVFVSRSHPEFIKRIMEQEIPEVFDGTVEIMSVSREAGDRTKVAVRSHNPNVDAIGTIVGRGGSNIKKVISKFHPKRIDAKTGLEIPVEENIDVIQWVDDAAEFIYNAIAPAEVDMVLFDETDNKRATVVVPDSKLSLAIGRRGQNVRLAAHLTGYRIDIKSASEYDQMEAEREAQLSEESSDSVETPESDSE
- a CDS encoding ornithine carbamoyltransferase, whose protein sequence is MTIKEKKGSYQGLKICYSGNLYNVAYTTMIFCATLGIDLSIACPKDIEPDKDILAEAQRRAKATGAKIELTQDFEEALKDADIVYGMSQYSMGQSDEEIAFLKEAFKPYQITMDAMKKAKPDAIFMHCLPAHRGEEVTDEVMECSQSVIFDEGENRMHSIKAILAAVAN
- a CDS encoding low temperature requirement protein A translates to MKPKKVELTELFYDLVYVYAISQITSLIRHLHHGLVTPFGFLSFAIGLIIYVNSWMVQTVFTNHFGKNSLTNILFMFAQMLCLMISSTAITNNWSDSFVSFILPVAIISLLLLGQYFLTYKKSHRDSERLFIKQFFYILGLRTILLLVASFLPHRLGLLVAVVGIFLTWLMPGFLTDPKRHNQLSDVDPINFPLLIERLSCLVIITFGEMIISIAKYFTVSTFSLFSILIFVIVSNLFMMYIVEMDHMINTEKAFVTGNGAIYLHYFIFFGLSLITVALGFVGEDGANIIFVLILLYLGILALLVGLLSHVIYNHKMFQFTSHVYFVEFGLLLVGFLVSFAFLKSLFSLIVIATVITTVMMCYFIYYRIKNSKES
- a CDS encoding TetR/AcrR family transcriptional regulator, translated to MDKRKENTNKNLELTLANLLETCSFDDITTTQLAEAADISRSGFYTHYKDKYEMIDIYQNKLFSQLEYIFDKHNDNTKGAALEIFEFLYREPLFAALLSQNGTREIQEYIKNKFKRLLVKDINLGVSKDIQYRFEVRNLSESEMQYAITYLVNALFGVCQMWIERGKKESPEQVTNVIFKMMHN
- the rimP gene encoding ribosome maturation factor RimP; its protein translation is MNEGGDIIANTTIVDLVTKLVELVIREPYELVDVEYEKMGSDYILSILVDKPGGISVDDTTELTEIISPLLDTIQPDPFPDQYMLEVSSPGLERPLKTKESLEKAVGSYINVSLYKAIDKVKVFQGDLVSFDGDQLIIDYLDKTRKKTVSIPYQTVAKARLAVKI
- a CDS encoding NAD(P)-dependent oxidoreductase, producing the protein MKIVITDYAESMMPSHDYEKEILKNGLGDDLDIVVYEYTDNKEEFYQVIKDADAILTAFVKIDEDIMDHVPALKIISMNATGYDNVDLAAANERHIGVCPVGEYCTKDVAEFTITMMLALVKNLKYYQNDIDQHHLWRYDYVAPNKRLSEMTIGIFGLGKIGKTVAKKALGLDMTVIACDPFIEAPTDINVKMVSKQELFEKADVITNNMNLNETNYAYFNLDAFNAMSKKPYFVNMGRGASVVETDLIEALDKGFIKGAAVDVLKDETPDLEHHPLVNRENVYITPHAAFYSVSSLKDLQRISTENIVNYLTGHKEKVFKLVSEF
- a CDS encoding dimethylarginine dimethylaminohydrolase family protein; the encoded protein is MSQQYYVSNATNELKKVIVCSPKYYKFNAINEITKAWMEKGETEQNDLMVKEWQTLIDAYKENGVKVIEMEPQESLEVQTFARDFGAMIKEGAIIGKFRHPARQKETAVYEAKLKELGVPIVARCNAGCFEGGDFWMIDEHTIAFGLVDRTDQAGVDNLREQLQKFGYTVVGVPVAPEHLHLDMCFNIVAPKVCLASKSVLPFWFIKMLERRDFTIIDVPEELIEKHGCNVQALGNNKVLGIKNNESVNKDLEAAGVEVIKLPLEQILKAGGGPHCMTYPVERTY
- a CDS encoding YfcC family protein, translating into MNVEKKKKFKSPNTYVIIFFVLIFVALLTWIIPGGKYTYDNSGRAIANSYQQIKANRQGLWDVIMAPIICMVGNKEVSGAITISLNVMLFGSFLEMMDASGAINIALKNVAKKYQSNYYVLITVLTFLMGIFGTAQGAYEEGFVYLLMFLPIVLSLGLDSIVALMIVILGTQAGCAASIVNQFSTGIASGIAGISLGEGIIFRTLTFIVLLSFCSSIICLYAKHVKENPEKSVQFFRRKEDLEEFAGTTGDDQTLDKRQRKVFTVFILTFLIMILSLIPWTSLNKNWTFFESITNWANHNMILGTLLGSNLVPFGEWYFNEINGLLIIMTILSGYIMGFNIDKTISIFIKGAASLVSTAFIVPLARGIQVLMTNGSITATVLNATEKTLGSLPPIVFVLVCFLVYILLAVFIPSSTGLAAATISIMAPLGTFAHISEANMIIIYNFALGFVKLLAPTSIIVMTCTQAVHVGYGAWLKAIWKYAFAYLGVLVIMLILSIFMM